From Rubrivirga sp. SAORIC476, a single genomic window includes:
- a CDS encoding YggS family pyridoxal phosphate-dependent enzyme, with the protein MSTSPTPDPALTSTIADRAARVRDRIAEAAHRGGRDPGAVTLVAVTKTRPLETVRAAVAAGLRDLGENRVQELVEKSDAMPGESAGGAVRWHLIGSLQRNKARDAAARADLFHALDSLRLANALDKWAAEAGRVLPVLVQVNISDEDAKHGLAPDAAPDLLAAVGERPNLRLVGLMGMAAIAEDEGDLDRVVRPAFQRLRRLYDDAPAPLSILSMGMSGDFGVAVEEGATHVRVGTALFGPR; encoded by the coding sequence ATGTCCACATCGCCGACACCCGACCCTGCTCTGACCTCGACCATCGCCGACCGTGCGGCCCGTGTCCGCGACCGGATCGCCGAGGCGGCCCATCGCGGGGGACGCGACCCCGGCGCGGTCACGCTCGTCGCGGTCACGAAGACGCGTCCGCTGGAGACCGTTCGCGCGGCGGTGGCGGCCGGGCTCCGCGACCTCGGCGAGAACCGCGTCCAGGAGCTCGTCGAGAAGTCGGACGCGATGCCGGGCGAGAGCGCAGGCGGTGCGGTGCGGTGGCACCTCATCGGCTCGTTGCAACGCAACAAGGCGCGAGACGCCGCGGCCCGCGCCGACCTGTTCCACGCCCTCGACTCGCTCCGGCTGGCCAACGCGCTCGACAAGTGGGCGGCCGAGGCGGGGCGTGTGCTGCCCGTGCTCGTGCAGGTCAACATCTCCGATGAGGACGCCAAGCACGGCCTCGCGCCCGACGCCGCGCCGGATCTGCTGGCCGCCGTCGGTGAGCGCCCCAACCTCCGCCTCGTGGGCCTGATGGGCATGGCCGCCATCGCGGAGGACGAAGGCGACCTCGACCGCGTCGTCCGCCCCGCGTTCCAGCGGTTGCGGCGTCTCTACGACGACGCACCGGCCCCTCTGTCCATCCTGTCGATGGGCATGAGTGGCGACTTCGGCGTGGCGGTGGAAGAGGGCGCGACCCACGTCCGCGTGGGGACGGCGCTCTTCGGGCCTCGCTGA
- a CDS encoding TIGR00266 family protein, with protein sequence MPVHDIDYRLIGDDLQIVEVELDPGEAVRAEAGAMLYMDAGIRMDTGTGGGFMRGLKRRIAGESFFITSFMNEGRGKARAAFSAPYPGKVIPLDLGAHGGRFLCQKDTFLCAADGIEIEVAFTKKMGAGLFGGEGFILQKLTGDGLAFCHAGGTIIERDLAAGEVLRVDTGCLVAFSESVDYDIQFQGGFKNALFGGEGLFLAKVEGPGKVFLQSLPFSRLADRIVAASRGYARQGETNRGGSGALGAIGGLAAGGLLGGLLGEDN encoded by the coding sequence ATGCCCGTTCACGACATCGACTACCGCCTCATCGGTGACGACCTCCAGATCGTCGAAGTAGAGCTCGACCCCGGCGAGGCCGTCCGTGCGGAGGCCGGCGCCATGCTCTACATGGATGCGGGCATCCGCATGGACACGGGGACCGGCGGCGGCTTCATGCGCGGCCTCAAACGACGGATCGCGGGCGAGAGCTTCTTCATCACGTCGTTCATGAACGAGGGCCGAGGCAAGGCGCGGGCGGCCTTCAGCGCGCCCTACCCCGGCAAGGTGATCCCGCTCGACCTCGGCGCCCACGGTGGACGCTTCCTGTGCCAGAAGGACACGTTCCTGTGCGCCGCCGACGGCATCGAGATCGAAGTCGCCTTCACCAAGAAGATGGGCGCGGGTCTGTTCGGCGGCGAGGGCTTCATCCTCCAGAAGCTGACCGGCGACGGGCTGGCGTTCTGCCACGCGGGCGGCACCATCATCGAGCGCGACCTCGCCGCGGGCGAGGTGCTGCGCGTCGACACCGGCTGCCTCGTGGCCTTCTCGGAGTCGGTCGACTACGACATCCAGTTCCAGGGAGGCTTCAAGAACGCGCTCTTCGGTGGTGAGGGGCTGTTCCTGGCGAAGGTCGAAGGACCGGGCAAGGTGTTTCTCCAGAGCCTCCCCTTCTCGCGCCTCGCGGATCGCATCGTGGCGGCCAGCCGGGGCTACGCGCGGCAGGGCGAGACCAACCGCGGGGGCTCCGGCGCGCTCGGCGCCATCGGTGGGCTGGCCGCGGGCGGCCTCCTCGGTGGGCTGCTGGGCGAAGACAACTGA
- a CDS encoding DUF3524 domain-containing protein: MNVLALEPWFGGSHRVFLDGLAAHSMHDVRVVSMAARYWKWRMQGGAVTLAEKAREACADGWRPDLVLASDMVNLPAMLALSRDWLADVPVVLYLHENQLTYPLRPAPSGEAALERDYTYATVNYLSALTADRVVFNSQFHLDEFFGALPDLLRRFPDYTHVGELPGLRAKSQVLGLGLDLAGLDAARPAAEARKAREPGPPVILWNHRWEYDKDPEAFFRVMNRLDDAGERFRLILAGKTFAEQPPAFEAGFRRYAERVLHYGYAESFADYAALLWRSDLVVSTSIHEFFGISMLEAIHCGCHPLLPDRLTYPELIPERLHHPLLHAPVLYDSEDQLFETLRAILRGDAHPLPVDVLREVPADLAWPIKASRFDALFEEVEEAGR; encoded by the coding sequence ATGAACGTCCTCGCCCTGGAGCCCTGGTTCGGCGGGTCGCACCGCGTCTTTCTGGACGGGCTGGCGGCGCACAGCATGCACGACGTCCGCGTGGTGTCGATGGCCGCGCGGTACTGGAAGTGGAGAATGCAGGGCGGCGCGGTGACGCTCGCCGAGAAGGCCCGTGAGGCGTGCGCCGACGGCTGGCGGCCCGACCTCGTGCTGGCGTCCGACATGGTCAACCTGCCCGCCATGCTGGCGCTCAGCCGCGACTGGCTGGCCGACGTGCCGGTGGTGCTCTACCTCCACGAGAACCAGCTCACGTACCCGCTGCGCCCCGCGCCGTCCGGCGAGGCGGCTCTGGAGCGGGACTACACCTACGCGACGGTCAACTACCTCTCCGCGCTGACCGCCGACCGGGTGGTGTTCAACAGCCAGTTCCACCTCGACGAGTTCTTCGGCGCGCTGCCCGACCTGCTGCGGCGCTTCCCCGACTACACGCATGTCGGCGAGCTGCCCGGCCTCCGCGCCAAGAGCCAGGTGCTCGGCCTCGGGCTCGACCTCGCCGGGCTCGACGCCGCCCGCCCGGCCGCCGAGGCGCGCAAGGCCCGGGAGCCGGGGCCGCCGGTCATCCTCTGGAACCACCGCTGGGAGTACGACAAGGACCCCGAGGCTTTCTTCCGGGTCATGAACCGGCTGGACGACGCGGGCGAGCGCTTCCGCCTCATCCTCGCGGGCAAGACGTTCGCCGAGCAGCCGCCCGCCTTCGAGGCGGGCTTCCGGCGCTACGCCGAGCGCGTCCTCCACTACGGCTACGCCGAGTCGTTCGCCGACTACGCGGCGCTCCTGTGGCGCTCCGACCTCGTGGTCTCGACCTCCATCCACGAGTTTTTCGGCATCTCGATGCTGGAGGCCATCCACTGCGGCTGCCACCCGCTGCTGCCCGACCGGCTGACGTACCCGGAGCTGATTCCGGAGCGGCTCCACCATCCGTTGCTTCACGCACCGGTGCTCTACGACTCCGAGGACCAGCTCTTCGAGACGCTCCGGGCCATCCTCCGCGGTGACGCACACCCACTCCCGGTCGACGTCCTCCGCGAGGTCCCCGCCGACCTCGCCTGGCCCATCAAGGCGTCCAGGTTCGACGCGCTCTTCGAGGAGGTGGAGGAGGCGGGTCGGTAG
- a CDS encoding ComF family protein gives MSGSSAVRSTIARLGGWAGGLLSGLAGLAYPTLCLGCEARLPTPHEALCPSCLRGLPRADAQAAAAMLAHTRIDHAVVLWAFDPGGTVRRVQHALKYGGRPTLGAGIGRILGEAVREAGASPDLVSAIPLSRLRMLERGYNQSAALAEGAAEVLAAPVADLLVRTRPTLAQARLSAAERIRNVAGAFALAPGADVAGRRVLLVDDVLTTGATLAAAALPLLDAGARVDVGALALAGA, from the coding sequence GTGTCCGGTTCGTCCGCTGTTCGCTCCACGATCGCCCGCCTCGGCGGCTGGGCAGGGGGCCTGCTGAGCGGCCTCGCCGGGCTGGCCTACCCCACGCTCTGCCTCGGCTGCGAGGCCCGTCTGCCGACGCCCCACGAGGCCCTCTGCCCGTCCTGCCTCCGCGGCCTCCCGCGCGCCGACGCCCAGGCCGCCGCCGCGATGCTCGCCCACACCCGCATCGACCACGCCGTGGTGCTGTGGGCCTTCGACCCCGGCGGGACGGTCCGCCGCGTGCAGCACGCGCTGAAGTATGGCGGACGCCCGACCCTGGGCGCTGGGATCGGGCGGATCCTCGGCGAGGCCGTCCGTGAGGCCGGGGCGTCCCCCGACCTCGTCAGCGCCATCCCGCTCTCGCGCCTCCGCATGCTGGAGCGCGGCTACAACCAGTCGGCCGCGCTGGCCGAGGGGGCGGCCGAGGTCCTGGCCGCCCCCGTCGCCGACCTGCTCGTCCGCACCAGGCCGACGCTGGCGCAGGCGCGGCTCTCGGCGGCCGAACGCATCCGCAACGTCGCCGGAGCCTTCGCCCTCGCTCCCGGCGCCGACGTGGCCGGACGCCGCGTCCTCCTCGTGGACGACGTGCTGACGACCGGCGCGACCCTCGCCGCCGCGGCCCTCCCACTCCTCGACGCCGGGGCGCGGGTCGACGTGGGCGCCCTCGCGCTGGCGGGGGCGTAA
- a CDS encoding ABC transporter ATP-binding protein: protein MPARLIADHLSMRYGRRRLFDGLSVTVEPGAPLAVVGANGSGKSTLLLLFAGLLAPTGGETRLEVDGATVPPRDVPMRIGYVAPALDLYDMLTARETLAFLARARSLPGAAARVESTLDRVGLGERMDDPVSAFSTGMRQRLRIATALVHDPAVLLLDEPGATLDAAGRDLTASLVADEARVVVLATNDPAEASLCPRRVALAPLA from the coding sequence GTGCCCGCTCGCCTCATCGCCGATCATCTCTCGATGCGGTACGGCCGCCGCCGTCTGTTCGACGGGCTTTCGGTGACGGTCGAGCCGGGCGCACCGCTGGCGGTGGTCGGTGCGAACGGCTCCGGCAAGTCCACGCTGCTGCTGCTGTTCGCGGGCCTGCTGGCCCCCACGGGCGGCGAGACTCGGCTGGAGGTCGACGGCGCGACGGTGCCCCCCCGCGACGTGCCGATGCGGATCGGCTACGTGGCGCCCGCGCTCGACCTCTACGACATGCTGACGGCGCGTGAGACGCTGGCCTTCCTCGCGCGCGCCCGGTCCTTGCCCGGCGCTGCCGCACGCGTGGAGTCCACGCTGGACCGCGTCGGCCTCGGGGAGCGGATGGACGACCCGGTGTCGGCGTTCTCGACCGGCATGCGCCAGCGGCTCCGGATCGCGACGGCGCTCGTCCACGACCCCGCGGTGCTGCTGCTCGATGAGCCCGGCGCCACGCTCGACGCCGCCGGACGCGACCTCACGGCTTCCCTCGTCGCCGACGAGGCGCGGGTCGTGGTGCTGGCGACCAACGACCCGGCCGAGGCGAGCCTCTGTCCGAGGCGGGTGGCACTCGCTCCGCTCGCGTAA
- a CDS encoding superoxide dismutase family protein, translated as MRSARPLLLIAPLALALAACEGTAPAPTEGDAAEADTLRADALAESAVPLDTVDVQGVSVARARVQAAAEGTATGVVTLSRVSGGVRVLAEVQGLTPEAFHALQILSGRDCQADPAEHLRAAADTSHGGPYSLPGLRHAGDLGSIRGEGDGAGRYDRIDAVLSLDGTTSPVGRALVIRALRDDAASPDGAAGEVIGCGVIERVR; from the coding sequence ATGCGCTCCGCCCGTCCCCTGCTCCTGATCGCTCCCCTCGCCCTCGCGCTGGCGGCCTGCGAGGGCACCGCGCCGGCGCCGACCGAGGGCGACGCGGCCGAGGCGGACACCCTCCGCGCGGACGCTCTCGCCGAGTCGGCGGTCCCCCTGGACACGGTCGACGTGCAGGGCGTCTCGGTGGCACGAGCGCGGGTGCAGGCTGCCGCCGAGGGCACGGCGACAGGCGTGGTGACGCTGTCGCGCGTGTCGGGTGGCGTCCGTGTGCTGGCCGAGGTGCAGGGCCTCACCCCGGAGGCGTTCCACGCGCTCCAGATCTTGAGCGGGCGCGACTGCCAGGCCGACCCCGCCGAGCACCTCCGCGCGGCGGCCGACACCTCGCACGGCGGCCCCTACTCCCTGCCCGGCCTGCGCCACGCGGGCGACCTCGGCAGCATCCGCGGCGAAGGCGATGGTGCGGGCCGCTACGACCGCATCGACGCGGTCCTGTCGCTCGACGGCACGACCTCACCCGTGGGCCGTGCGCTCGTGATCCGGGCCCTCCGCGACGACGCGGCCAGCCCCGACGGCGCGGCGGGCGAGGTGATCGGATGTGGCGTGATCGAGAGGGTCCGATGA
- a CDS encoding DUF5715 family protein, with amino-acid sequence MKQAAFTLAALVLGLGLGWSLHRQLQPPPPPPPPSAGMTPAVDSLASYVTRLRSRFEQLREPTSGEENRLRRPATPSYTEHLDRADSLGVPPLDTEAELATHLRTGRLVPLVDNEFYVVRILEHSKPFVRPVLRERLDEVGRRFQTALADAGLPPFRVTVSSALRTADLQRDLARTNRNATSGRSSHEYGASVDLVYTRYALWPTASDTLQVPFTDPAIPKAQRLASRWADDLAGTYDDRLFGALARVLGEMQDEGLLLVLLEDEQPVFHLTLDGE; translated from the coding sequence ATGAAGCAGGCCGCCTTTACACTCGCCGCCCTCGTGCTGGGCCTGGGCCTCGGGTGGTCGCTGCACCGGCAGTTGCAGCCGCCTCCTCCCCCGCCGCCGCCCTCGGCCGGCATGACGCCCGCCGTCGACTCGCTGGCGTCGTACGTGACCCGGCTGCGCAGTCGGTTCGAGCAGCTCCGCGAGCCGACCTCCGGCGAGGAGAACCGGCTCCGCCGTCCCGCCACGCCGTCCTACACCGAGCACCTCGACCGCGCCGACTCGCTCGGCGTGCCTCCGCTCGACACCGAGGCCGAACTGGCGACTCACCTGCGGACGGGCCGCCTCGTGCCGCTGGTCGACAACGAGTTCTACGTCGTCCGCATCCTCGAACATTCGAAGCCGTTCGTACGGCCGGTCCTCCGGGAGCGCCTCGACGAGGTCGGCCGCCGCTTCCAGACGGCCCTCGCCGACGCCGGGTTGCCGCCGTTCCGCGTCACGGTCTCCTCGGCCCTGCGCACGGCCGACCTGCAGCGCGACCTCGCGCGCACCAACCGCAACGCCACCTCGGGCCGCTCCAGCCACGAGTACGGCGCCTCCGTAGACCTCGTCTACACCCGCTACGCGCTCTGGCCCACGGCATCCGATACGCTCCAGGTGCCTTTCACCGACCCGGCCATCCCCAAGGCGCAGCGCCTCGCCTCCCGGTGGGCGGACGACCTCGCGGGGACCTACGACGACCGCCTCTTCGGTGCCCTCGCGCGCGTCCTCGGTGAGATGCAGGACGAGGGCCTGCTGCTGGTCCTGCTGGAGGACGAGCAGCCTGTCTTCCACCTCACCCTCGACGGCGAGTGA
- a CDS encoding DUF5715 family protein: MSPGDPSHEGLTPADAVFEDAPSIASAPLIVPTPEPPEPPAARPRRGRARWAAFLALAIVIGLAVVGMRTNAGVRATMDAQDRWLAEAEAAFEAIPLLTDDEIALLKRSRNARHVALAESLGVGPPDTRAEAESLAVRYDFVRVATDSLYTVLPTTSSLPLLTPSAAAALDSIAVRFRSYLAQRGLPPFRFAVSSLWRTGADQAALRGTNVNAAAGRSSHEYGTTYDLTYNPTRYSPAPDALPPPPRLDPRVPGPIEPMLRERLDQRQRRALDRLAETYPSRLTAALGRALIDLEDAGVIAVVREERQPVYHVTVARRTAAVAQ, encoded by the coding sequence GTGAGCCCTGGCGACCCATCCCACGAGGGCCTCACGCCCGCCGACGCCGTCTTCGAGGATGCGCCCTCGATCGCATCGGCTCCGCTGATCGTGCCGACCCCGGAGCCCCCGGAGCCCCCGGCCGCCCGGCCGAGGCGAGGCCGAGCCCGGTGGGCGGCCTTCCTCGCACTGGCCATCGTGATCGGGCTCGCGGTGGTGGGCATGCGGACCAACGCGGGCGTTCGCGCCACCATGGACGCTCAGGACCGCTGGCTCGCCGAGGCGGAGGCGGCGTTCGAGGCCATCCCGCTGCTGACAGACGACGAGATCGCACTCTTGAAGCGCTCGCGCAACGCGCGCCACGTCGCCCTGGCGGAGTCGCTCGGCGTCGGCCCGCCCGACACGCGCGCCGAGGCGGAGAGCCTCGCGGTCCGCTACGACTTCGTGCGCGTCGCCACGGACTCGCTCTACACCGTCCTCCCGACCACCTCGTCGCTGCCCCTGCTGACGCCCAGCGCGGCGGCGGCGCTGGACTCCATCGCGGTCCGCTTCCGGAGCTACCTCGCTCAACGTGGACTCCCGCCGTTCCGCTTCGCCGTGTCGTCGCTCTGGCGGACGGGCGCCGACCAGGCCGCGCTCCGGGGGACCAACGTCAACGCCGCCGCGGGGCGCTCCAGCCACGAGTACGGCACGACCTACGACCTGACCTACAACCCGACGCGCTACTCGCCCGCGCCGGACGCGCTCCCGCCGCCGCCGCGCCTCGACCCGCGCGTGCCCGGCCCCATCGAGCCGATGCTCCGCGAGCGCCTCGATCAGCGGCAGAGACGCGCGCTCGACCGCCTCGCCGAGACCTACCCGTCGCGCCTGACGGCGGCCCTCGGCCGCGCGCTGATCGACCTGGAGGACGCGGGCGTGATCGCGGTCGTCCGCGAGGAGCGGCAGCCGGTGTACCACGTCACAGTCGCCCGACGGACGGCCGCCGTCGCGCAGTAG
- a CDS encoding energy transducer TonB — protein sequence MRPVLLALLFVPIVAAQTPSDPPPQADVEDDFWCYHEVQPDLVGGLAALQAAVAYPEDARAEGVEGQVIVQFLVEPDGSITEASVLRSPDERLSAAALHAVRQMTFTPGEQRGRPVVVRFAVPVTFRL from the coding sequence ATGCGTCCCGTTCTACTGGCCCTGCTCTTCGTCCCCATCGTCGCTGCCCAGACGCCTTCTGATCCGCCGCCTCAAGCGGATGTCGAAGACGATTTCTGGTGCTACCACGAAGTCCAACCCGATCTCGTCGGCGGGCTGGCCGCACTCCAGGCAGCCGTCGCCTACCCCGAGGACGCGCGGGCCGAAGGCGTCGAGGGGCAGGTCATCGTCCAGTTTCTCGTCGAGCCCGACGGCTCCATCACGGAGGCCAGCGTCCTGCGCTCGCCCGACGAGCGGCTCTCGGCCGCTGCCCTGCACGCCGTCCGCCAGATGACGTTCACGCCGGGCGAGCAGCGGGGTCGCCCCGTCGTGGTCCGCTTCGCCGTTCCGGTGACGTTTCGGCTCTGA
- a CDS encoding DNA polymerase domain-containing protein, with protein MSAPETPDPLADGEDTALLYGHDPAERIVALHPVGPSRMRLYRRRSPTEVTTEDVPVHPFFFLSDIDLLRGVSRDRFQFQELAGPGFYRHLVAFPDRGSYFDALRSVQRAAETVKTRPDEVYLPGGPEQQYLMQTGRTLFKGMAFDEIVRLQLDLEVYSPSGFPQAAEPEHRIILVALSDSTGWSRLVGAPGMDEADVIRETLDLVRERDPDVIEGHNILGFDWPYLTERCRRHGIPLTLGRDGSTPRSFPSTMRFAERALEFDAVEIAGRHVIDTLHQVMAFDVVRRDLPNYTLKGAARYFGFAPEGRTYVPGDEIAHVWDTDPERLMAYALDDATETERLARHLSGSTFYLTQMVPMPYGQAARTGPAAKIESLFVRGYLHARHALPRPEVGSQMVGGYTDVFVTGVVGPVVYADVESLYPSVMLNYGVQPKGDVLGLFPTLLRRLTDLRFETKHAMRDAEPGERDELDARQSAYKIVINSFYGNMGFGFALFNDFAEADRVAATGQELLRQIMRLAREAGAQVVEVDTDGVLFVPPEGVEGEEAERAFVRALSEQMPDGIRIGFDGRFRRMLSYKKKNYALLGYDGHLKFKGSSLVSRSSERFGRAFVREGIRRLLEEDVQGLHDLYLAHRRQIEAHDWAGVESFQRVETLKTSLAAYDRAVEAGERTRAAAYEVARANTARTGRAPGIGDRVAYYIAEGNRTASGPGRVFETAAPASAWDPDAPDESTAFYLDRLDQLATRFEPFFETPAQFRLVFSEEDLFGFDAEAVRLVVRERDPSEVEDDVPF; from the coding sequence ATGTCTGCTCCCGAGACCCCCGACCCGCTCGCCGACGGCGAGGACACCGCGCTGCTCTACGGCCACGACCCGGCCGAGCGCATTGTCGCGCTCCACCCCGTCGGCCCGAGCCGGATGCGGCTCTACCGCCGCCGCTCGCCGACCGAGGTGACGACGGAGGACGTGCCCGTCCACCCGTTTTTTTTCCTGTCCGACATCGATCTCCTGCGCGGCGTCTCGCGTGACCGGTTCCAGTTCCAGGAGCTCGCCGGGCCTGGCTTCTACCGACACCTCGTCGCCTTCCCCGATCGCGGGAGCTACTTCGACGCCCTCCGCAGCGTCCAGCGCGCGGCTGAGACCGTCAAGACGCGGCCCGACGAGGTCTACCTGCCCGGCGGCCCTGAGCAGCAGTACCTGATGCAGACCGGGCGGACGCTCTTCAAGGGCATGGCCTTCGACGAGATCGTCCGCCTCCAACTCGATCTGGAGGTCTACTCGCCGTCCGGCTTCCCCCAGGCGGCCGAGCCCGAGCACCGGATCATCCTGGTCGCCCTCTCCGACTCGACCGGCTGGTCCCGCCTCGTGGGCGCCCCGGGCATGGACGAGGCCGACGTGATCCGCGAGACGCTGGATCTGGTGCGCGAACGCGACCCGGACGTGATCGAAGGGCACAACATCCTGGGCTTCGACTGGCCCTACCTCACCGAGCGGTGCCGACGCCACGGCATTCCGCTCACGCTCGGCCGCGACGGCAGCACGCCACGCAGCTTTCCGTCCACGATGCGGTTCGCCGAGCGGGCGCTGGAGTTCGACGCGGTCGAGATCGCCGGGCGGCACGTCATCGACACGCTCCATCAGGTGATGGCCTTCGACGTGGTCCGCAGGGACCTGCCCAACTACACGCTCAAGGGCGCCGCCAGGTACTTCGGCTTCGCGCCCGAGGGACGGACGTACGTGCCGGGCGACGAGATCGCGCACGTCTGGGACACCGACCCGGAGCGTCTGATGGCTTACGCCCTCGACGACGCCACCGAGACCGAGCGGCTGGCCCGGCACCTCTCCGGCAGCACCTTCTACCTGACCCAGATGGTGCCGATGCCCTACGGCCAAGCGGCGCGAACCGGGCCGGCGGCCAAGATCGAGAGCCTCTTCGTGCGCGGCTACCTCCACGCCCGCCACGCCCTCCCCCGCCCCGAGGTAGGGAGCCAGATGGTCGGCGGCTACACGGACGTGTTCGTCACCGGCGTCGTCGGGCCTGTCGTCTACGCGGACGTGGAGAGCCTCTACCCGTCGGTCATGCTGAACTACGGCGTCCAGCCGAAGGGCGACGTGCTGGGCCTCTTCCCGACGCTCCTCCGGCGGCTGACAGACCTTCGCTTCGAGACGAAGCACGCCATGCGCGACGCGGAGCCGGGCGAGCGGGACGAACTCGACGCCCGGCAGAGTGCCTACAAGATCGTCATCAACAGCTTCTACGGAAACATGGGCTTCGGCTTCGCCCTGTTCAACGACTTCGCCGAGGCGGACCGGGTCGCGGCGACGGGACAGGAGTTGCTGCGCCAGATCATGCGGCTGGCGCGCGAGGCGGGGGCGCAGGTGGTCGAGGTCGACACCGACGGCGTGCTGTTCGTGCCACCGGAGGGGGTCGAGGGCGAGGAGGCCGAGCGCGCGTTCGTGCGGGCCCTCAGCGAGCAGATGCCCGACGGCATTCGCATCGGATTCGACGGGCGCTTCCGCCGGATGCTGTCCTACAAGAAGAAGAACTACGCCCTGCTGGGCTACGACGGCCACCTGAAGTTCAAGGGGTCGAGCCTCGTGTCGCGGTCGTCGGAGCGGTTCGGCCGCGCGTTCGTGCGCGAGGGCATCCGCCGGCTGCTGGAGGAGGACGTGCAGGGCCTCCACGACCTCTACCTCGCTCACCGACGCCAGATCGAGGCCCACGACTGGGCGGGCGTCGAGAGCTTCCAGCGCGTCGAGACGCTGAAAACGTCGCTGGCGGCCTACGACCGCGCCGTCGAGGCGGGCGAGCGGACGCGAGCGGCGGCCTACGAGGTCGCCCGGGCGAACACCGCGCGGACGGGCCGCGCTCCGGGCATCGGGGACCGCGTCGCGTACTACATCGCCGAGGGGAACCGGACCGCGAGCGGTCCGGGGCGGGTGTTCGAGACTGCGGCCCCGGCGAGCGCGTGGGACCCCGACGCGCCGGACGAGAGCACCGCGTTCTACCTCGACCGCCTCGACCAGCTCGCGACCCGCTTCGAGCCGTTCTTCGAGACGCCCGCCCAGTTCCGGCTCGTGTTCTCCGAAGAGGACCTGTTCGGCTTCGACGCCGAGGCGGTCCGCCTCGTGGTGCGCGAGCGCGACCCCTCCGAGGTGGAAGACGACGTGCCGTTTTGA
- a CDS encoding fasciclin domain-containing protein — translation MSRLLLSALALAFIATGCMSSASMNGNAGTSGASAGVMVGGSMMLPTQTLVENASGASTLTTLVSAVQAAELVETLSGPGPFTVFAPTNAAFSAVPEATLNSLMMPANQAQLQGVLTFHVVPGRLSAADLRDGQTLTTVNGETLMVTKANGQVMVGNANGMATVTQANVYASNGVAHVIDAVLLP, via the coding sequence ATGTCCCGTCTTCTCCTTTCCGCGCTCGCCCTCGCCTTCATCGCGACTGGCTGCATGTCCTCCGCCTCGATGAACGGCAACGCTGGTACGTCCGGCGCCTCCGCGGGCGTGATGGTCGGTGGCTCGATGATGCTGCCCACGCAGACGCTCGTCGAGAACGCCTCCGGTGCCTCCACCCTGACCACGCTCGTCTCCGCCGTCCAGGCCGCCGAGCTCGTCGAGACGCTGAGCGGCCCCGGCCCGTTCACGGTCTTCGCGCCCACGAACGCCGCCTTCTCGGCCGTCCCCGAGGCCACCCTCAACTCGCTCATGATGCCCGCCAACCAGGCGCAGCTCCAGGGCGTGCTGACGTTCCACGTCGTCCCCGGTCGCCTCTCGGCCGCTGACCTCCGCGACGGCCAGACCCTCACGACCGTCAACGGCGAGACGCTGATGGTGACCAAGGCCAACGGCCAGGTGATGGTCGGCAACGCCAACGGCATGGCGACGGTCACGCAGGCCAACGTGTACGCCTCCAACGGCGTTGCCCACGTCATTGACGCGGTCCTGCTCCCGTAG
- a CDS encoding NAD-dependent epimerase/dehydratase family protein: MADRTALLLGASGLVGRHVLRRLVSDARWRRVVTLGRRPMPTAFDTHEHHIVHFDELATYAAHFACDDLFCALGTTMKQAGSKEAFRRVDLEIPFEAAQLAHSAGASQMLLVSALGADPDSRLFYNRTKGEAERAISEVGFEAVQIVRPSLLAGDRRESRLGERIGLAVLKPLSPLLQGPLSALRPTEAEDVAAAMVALAAARPTGVHTYEPDAIRTWATR, from the coding sequence ATGGCTGACCGCACCGCCCTCCTGCTCGGCGCCTCGGGCCTCGTCGGGCGTCACGTGCTCCGGCGCCTCGTCTCCGACGCTCGCTGGCGCCGCGTCGTCACGCTCGGTCGCCGACCGATGCCGACTGCGTTCGACACGCACGAGCACCACATCGTCCACTTCGACGAGTTGGCGACCTACGCCGCTCACTTCGCTTGCGATGACCTCTTCTGCGCGCTCGGCACGACGATGAAGCAGGCCGGCTCCAAGGAGGCGTTCCGGCGGGTCGACCTGGAGATCCCGTTCGAGGCGGCCCAGCTGGCGCACTCGGCGGGCGCGAGCCAGATGCTGCTCGTGAGCGCCCTCGGCGCCGACCCGGACTCCCGTCTCTTCTACAACCGGACCAAGGGCGAGGCCGAGCGCGCGATCTCCGAGGTCGGGTTCGAAGCCGTCCAGATCGTCCGGCCGTCTCTGCTGGCGGGCGACCGCCGGGAGTCCCGCCTCGGCGAGCGGATCGGCCTGGCCGTGCTGAAACCGCTCTCCCCTCTGTTGCAAGGCCCCCTCTCCGCCCTCCGCCCCACCGAGGCCGAGGACGTCGCGGCAGCGATGGTCGCCCTCGCCGCGGCGCGGCCGACGGGGGTTCACACCTACGAGCCGGACGCGATCCGCACGTGGGCAACCCGCTGA